In one window of Cytophagaceae bacterium ABcell3 DNA:
- a CDS encoding alanine dehydrogenase, which produces MKTKGLEVLAQEHALYPQESLLKVEERQRNLFIGIPKEQELLENRVCLTPEAVAVLVNNEHEVIVESGAGIAAKFTDQEYSDAGAKITYSTEEVFAADVVLKVEPPTLKEIGYMKQGKTLISALQTANLRQDYINALNKKRIIALAFEWIEDKVGGMPVVRAMSEIAGSTVMLIAAEYLNSKNGKGVILGGITGVPPTKVVILGAGTVAEYAARTGLGLGAEVKVFDNQIYKLRRLKHDLGLQIYTSTIDTITLRRELKEADVVIGSLRLEDGATCVVTEDMVAEMKPNSVIIDVSIDQGGCFETSEMTNLSNPVFRKYDIIHYCVPNIPSRVARTATTALSNIFTPVLLQMSKRGGVEELIYAKEWFMKGVYCYKGNLTNAYIAKKTGLRFKDLSLLLAARF; this is translated from the coding sequence ATGAAAACTAAAGGTTTAGAAGTACTGGCACAGGAGCATGCCTTATATCCACAAGAGTCTCTTCTAAAAGTTGAAGAGCGGCAAAGGAACTTATTCATTGGTATTCCCAAGGAACAAGAGCTTCTTGAGAACCGGGTATGTTTAACACCCGAAGCTGTTGCTGTGCTTGTCAATAACGAACATGAGGTCATTGTGGAATCTGGTGCAGGCATTGCCGCCAAATTCACAGATCAAGAATATAGCGATGCAGGCGCAAAAATTACCTATTCAACAGAAGAGGTCTTTGCAGCCGATGTTGTTTTAAAAGTGGAACCCCCTACCCTGAAAGAAATAGGATATATGAAACAGGGTAAAACACTGATTTCCGCATTACAAACAGCCAATCTACGTCAGGACTATATCAATGCGCTGAACAAAAAAAGGATCATAGCACTAGCTTTTGAATGGATAGAAGACAAAGTTGGCGGCATGCCCGTAGTTAGGGCTATGAGTGAAATTGCCGGCAGTACCGTTATGCTAATTGCAGCCGAATACCTTAACAGCAAAAACGGCAAAGGGGTAATTTTAGGAGGCATTACAGGTGTACCCCCTACCAAAGTTGTCATATTGGGAGCAGGCACAGTGGCAGAATATGCAGCCAGAACAGGGCTTGGGCTTGGGGCTGAAGTAAAAGTTTTTGACAATCAAATCTACAAATTGAGAAGACTGAAACATGACCTAGGGCTCCAGATCTATACTTCTACCATAGACACTATTACCCTCAGAAGAGAGCTAAAAGAAGCAGATGTAGTCATTGGCTCACTAAGACTGGAAGACGGCGCCACTTGTGTGGTAACAGAAGATATGGTCGCTGAGATGAAACCTAACTCTGTCATTATCGATGTCAGCATAGACCAAGGTGGGTGTTTTGAAACTTCTGAAATGACAAACTTAAGCAATCCTGTTTTCAGGAAATATGACATTATCCACTACTGTGTCCCTAATATACCTTCAAGGGTGGCAAGAACTGCAACTACTGCCTTGAGCAATATTTTCACACCTGTTCTCCTGCAAATGTCTAAACGAGGCGGTGTAGAAGAATTGATTTATGCGAAAGAATGGTTTATGAAGGGCGTATATTGTTACAAAGGAAACCTTACTAACGCATATATAGCTAAAAAAACAGGCTTACGTTTCAAAGACCTAAGCTTACTGCTCGCAGCAAGGTTTTAA
- the ispG gene encoding (E)-4-hydroxy-3-methylbut-2-enyl-diphosphate synthase codes for MSGLQSEILSPSSNYTTSLTRYVRRKTREVKIGDVPLGGLNPIRVQSMTTVDTMDTMGSVEQILRMVESGCEYVRITAPSIKEAQNLENIKTELRARGCHVPLVADIHFTPNAAELAAKIVEKVRINPGNYADKKRFQTIDYTDQSYSEELERIREKFIPLIKICKEYGTAMRIGTNHGSLSDRILSRYGDTPLGMVESALEFVRICEEFKYYDIVLSMKASNTQVMVQAYRLLVQRLDAEGLQPYPLHLGVTEAGDGEDGRIKSAVGIGTLLEDGLGDTVRVSLTEDPEFEAPVAKALVNRYVKRPGHKSITAIDCSPINPYQYCRRPTTEVKNFGGANVPRVVVDFSKLDSLEVNDFKCGGHYYLPLLDKWGMNDLGCDYVYTGNLEVDFMLPNGLKQIMNYKAWAKLTDKENKYPLLKLKDYLSGKKRHKELNFVKLDLDDLNDKLLKSLRNDNKTVIVLDTFNLHAMAEQRRAFIDFIINDIKAPVIIFRKYPNIPDDQLQLYAATDFGGLFIDGLGDGIWISTELNRFANRDAQLQHLKMLNATSFGILQAARTRMTKTEYISCPSCGRTLFDLQETTAMIRKRTDHLKGVKIGIMGCIVNGPGEMADADYGYVGVGKGKIALYKGQEVVKKSVPSEKAVDELINLIKEDGAWIEKAADASGV; via the coding sequence ATGTCAGGACTTCAATCGGAGATATTGTCCCCATCATCAAACTATACAACAAGTTTAACCAGGTATGTGCGCAGGAAAACCCGAGAAGTGAAAATCGGAGATGTTCCTTTAGGTGGGCTTAATCCTATAAGAGTACAATCGATGACTACAGTAGACACTATGGATACCATGGGCTCTGTAGAGCAAATTCTTAGAATGGTGGAATCTGGTTGTGAGTATGTTCGGATTACTGCACCTAGCATTAAAGAAGCCCAGAATTTAGAAAATATAAAAACAGAACTTCGGGCCAGAGGCTGCCATGTTCCATTGGTAGCTGATATCCATTTTACGCCTAATGCTGCGGAGCTGGCGGCTAAAATCGTTGAAAAGGTGCGGATCAACCCTGGCAACTATGCCGATAAAAAGCGCTTCCAAACGATAGACTATACAGACCAATCGTATAGTGAGGAACTGGAAAGGATTAGGGAAAAATTCATTCCTCTTATCAAAATCTGTAAAGAATATGGTACTGCTATGCGTATCGGTACCAATCATGGTTCACTGTCTGACCGTATACTTAGTCGCTATGGCGATACTCCTTTGGGTATGGTGGAGTCAGCTTTGGAGTTTGTGCGTATTTGCGAGGAGTTTAAATATTATGATATAGTGCTTTCTATGAAAGCCAGCAATACCCAGGTGATGGTACAGGCTTATAGACTTTTGGTTCAGAGACTAGACGCTGAAGGACTTCAGCCATATCCGCTGCACCTTGGTGTTACTGAGGCGGGTGATGGTGAAGATGGGAGGATTAAGTCTGCCGTAGGTATTGGTACTTTACTTGAAGATGGTTTAGGTGATACCGTAAGGGTATCTCTGACTGAAGATCCGGAGTTTGAAGCACCGGTGGCCAAAGCCTTAGTGAATAGATATGTAAAGCGACCTGGACACAAGTCAATTACCGCCATCGATTGTAGTCCAATTAACCCATATCAATATTGCAGGAGACCAACTACGGAAGTCAAAAATTTTGGTGGTGCCAATGTGCCTCGTGTGGTTGTTGATTTTAGTAAATTGGACAGCCTGGAGGTAAACGATTTCAAGTGTGGTGGCCACTACTACTTACCTTTGCTTGACAAGTGGGGCATGAATGATTTGGGTTGTGACTATGTTTATACAGGCAATTTAGAAGTAGATTTTATGCTGCCTAATGGCCTTAAGCAAATTATGAACTATAAGGCTTGGGCAAAATTGACAGATAAGGAGAACAAGTATCCCTTGCTTAAGCTGAAGGATTACCTGTCGGGTAAGAAGCGCCATAAAGAGCTTAATTTTGTTAAACTTGATCTGGATGACTTGAATGATAAGTTGCTTAAGTCCTTGCGCAACGACAATAAGACGGTTATAGTCCTGGATACATTTAACCTTCATGCCATGGCCGAGCAGCGACGTGCTTTTATAGATTTTATTATCAATGATATAAAAGCACCAGTCATTATTTTTAGGAAATATCCTAACATACCTGATGACCAACTACAGCTTTATGCTGCTACTGATTTTGGGGGCTTGTTTATTGATGGTTTGGGCGATGGAATATGGATCAGTACCGAACTCAATCGTTTTGCCAACCGAGATGCTCAGCTTCAGCATTTAAAAATGCTGAACGCAACGTCTTTTGGTATACTTCAGGCTGCACGTACCCGTATGACCAAAACTGAATACATCAGTTGTCCATCTTGTGGGCGTACCTTGTTTGATCTTCAGGAAACTACAGCTATGATCAGAAAAAGGACGGACCATCTAAAAGGTGTTAAAATAGGTATTATGGGCTGTATTGTTAACGGCCCTGGAGAAATGGCTGATGCTGATTATGGATATGTGGGAGTTGGTAAAGGTAAAATTGCCTTATATAAGGGACAGGAAGTTGTAAAAAAATCAGTACCTTCTGAAAAGGCAGTGGATGAGTTGATAAATCTAATCAAAGAGGACGGCGCTTGGATTGAAAAAGCAGCCGATGCTTCTGGTGTATAA
- a CDS encoding ABC transporter permease has translation MKALGKYIILLGLLVKNREKFSVYIKLIIDEAVLIGINSVFIVVIVSSFIGAVTAVQTAFNLVSPLVPTYIIGTIVRDMTILELAPTITCIVLSGKVGSNIAGGLGTMRITEQIDALEVMGINSASYLILPKIIAALITFPLLVIIAGFLSIMGGYLAGTLTGVITEQEYIIGIRYGFQEYNIVFAIIKSLVFAFLISSISAYQGFYTKGGALEVGHSSTQAVTHSCIAVLLADYLLANLLL, from the coding sequence ATGAAAGCCCTCGGCAAATATATAATCCTTTTAGGACTCCTTGTAAAAAACAGGGAAAAGTTCAGCGTGTACATCAAGCTGATTATCGATGAGGCTGTGCTGATCGGTATAAACTCAGTTTTTATAGTAGTAATAGTATCTTCTTTTATTGGAGCTGTAACTGCTGTTCAGACTGCCTTTAACCTTGTAAGTCCCTTAGTCCCGACCTACATCATAGGAACGATAGTAAGGGATATGACCATTTTAGAGCTTGCGCCAACCATTACTTGTATTGTTTTATCCGGAAAAGTTGGATCAAACATTGCAGGAGGCCTTGGCACAATGCGGATAACAGAGCAAATAGATGCACTAGAGGTAATGGGAATCAACAGTGCCTCATACCTTATTTTGCCTAAAATTATTGCCGCGCTCATAACATTCCCTTTGTTGGTAATTATTGCCGGCTTCCTTTCTATAATGGGAGGTTATTTGGCAGGAACCCTAACGGGGGTAATAACAGAGCAAGAGTACATAATAGGTATCCGATATGGCTTTCAGGAGTATAATATTGTTTTCGCAATTATCAAATCCCTGGTCTTTGCATTCCTAATCTCTTCCATATCTGCCTATCAAGGGTTTTACACCAAAGGGGGCGCTTTAGAAGTAGGGCACTCAAGTACTCAGGCAGTAACCCATAGCTGTATTGCAGTTCTTTTAGCAGACTATTTGCTTGCAAATTTATTATTGTAA
- the tsaE gene encoding tRNA (adenosine(37)-N6)-threonylcarbamoyltransferase complex ATPase subunit type 1 TsaE, which yields MTNQSVSFEAINNDLDKLSETAKELITYAEGKNIWLFEGEMAAGKTTFIKAICKVKGVTDNVTSPTFSLVNEYQTKEGDTIYHFDFYRIKDESEALDIGCEEYFYSGNLCLIEWPSMIPSLIPDNYLKIHITAEKEQRKIQAWHYEN from the coding sequence ATGACAAATCAGAGCGTTAGTTTTGAGGCAATTAACAATGACCTCGATAAGCTTTCCGAAACAGCAAAAGAATTAATAACTTATGCCGAAGGTAAAAACATTTGGTTGTTTGAAGGAGAAATGGCAGCAGGGAAGACAACGTTCATCAAAGCCATTTGCAAGGTCAAAGGCGTAACAGATAACGTGACAAGCCCAACATTTTCCCTAGTTAACGAGTATCAAACTAAGGAAGGAGATACAATTTACCATTTTGATTTCTACCGCATCAAAGACGAGTCAGAGGCATTGGACATAGGCTGCGAAGAATACTTTTACTCGGGGAACCTGTGCTTAATAGAATGGCCGTCAATGATACCGTCTCTGATACCTGACAATTATTTAAAAATTCATATTACGGCAGAAAAGGAACAAAGAAAAATCCAAGCCTGGCATTATGAAAACTAA
- a CDS encoding bifunctional response regulator/alkaline phosphatase family protein, which produces MQRYNILWADDEIDLLKPHIIFLNEKGYDITPVYSGYDAIEKCNEEKFDLVFLDENMPGMSGLEALSQIKSIKPNLPVIMITKSEEEYIMEEAIGSKIADYLIKPLNPKQILLSVKKILDNKRLISEKTNINYQQEFRNLSMAYNDRISYEEWAEIYKKLIFWELEIDNTENKSMKDIIEMQKSEANKNFARFIAEEYEDWLNDPKADRPLLSHQLLKNKVFPHLKNKDIESTFLIVIDNLRYDQWKILEPAIINYFRVEEENSYFSILPTTTSYSRNAIFSGLLPSEMEKKYPNLWVNDDEEEGKNNSEEQFLAQQLKRNNLNIKYSYHKILNINQGKDLVESIPNLFHNKLNAIVYNFVDMLSHARTDMQMIRELAPDESAYRSLTYSWFLHSPLLETLKKISELKGKVVITTDHGTIRVKKPFKIVGDKNTNTNLRYKHGKNLGFEESDSVFTCRKPERLFLPKRNVSTAYVFTNEDYFFAYPNNYNYYVNYYKDTFQHGGISLEEMIIPVVTLSPK; this is translated from the coding sequence ATGCAAAGATACAATATTTTATGGGCAGATGATGAAATTGACCTGCTCAAACCACATATTATTTTCCTCAATGAAAAAGGCTACGATATCACCCCTGTTTATAGTGGCTATGATGCCATAGAAAAATGTAATGAAGAAAAATTTGATTTAGTTTTTCTTGATGAAAACATGCCAGGGATGAGTGGACTAGAGGCTTTAAGCCAAATTAAGTCCATCAAGCCTAACCTGCCTGTGATTATGATTACCAAAAGCGAGGAAGAGTACATAATGGAAGAGGCCATAGGATCTAAAATAGCAGATTACCTCATTAAACCATTAAATCCCAAACAGATCCTTCTGAGCGTAAAGAAAATATTAGACAACAAGCGGTTGATATCGGAAAAAACAAATATCAACTACCAACAAGAATTCAGAAACCTAAGCATGGCTTACAATGACCGCATAAGCTATGAAGAATGGGCTGAGATTTACAAAAAACTAATTTTTTGGGAGCTAGAGATCGATAATACCGAAAACAAAAGCATGAAGGATATTATCGAAATGCAAAAATCAGAAGCCAATAAGAACTTTGCCAGATTTATTGCAGAAGAATATGAAGATTGGTTAAACGATCCTAAGGCAGACCGTCCATTGCTTTCGCACCAACTTTTGAAAAACAAGGTTTTCCCACACCTAAAAAACAAGGATATTGAATCTACCTTTCTCATAGTCATCGACAACTTAAGGTATGACCAGTGGAAAATTCTTGAACCTGCAATCATCAACTATTTTAGGGTAGAAGAAGAGAATTCATACTTTTCGATTTTGCCTACTACCACTTCCTATAGTCGAAATGCTATATTTTCGGGGCTGTTGCCTTCGGAAATGGAGAAAAAGTACCCCAACCTATGGGTAAACGATGATGAAGAAGAGGGCAAAAACAATTCAGAAGAGCAGTTTTTGGCACAACAGCTGAAGCGTAACAACTTAAACATTAAATACAGCTACCATAAAATATTGAATATAAACCAAGGCAAAGACCTGGTTGAAAGCATACCGAACCTGTTCCACAACAAACTCAATGCTATTGTCTACAATTTCGTGGATATGTTGTCTCACGCAAGAACAGACATGCAAATGATCCGGGAGCTGGCACCTGATGAATCGGCCTACCGCTCCTTGACATACTCATGGTTTCTACACTCTCCTTTATTGGAAACCCTTAAAAAAATATCAGAACTCAAAGGCAAAGTAGTTATCACAACCGACCATGGTACGATCAGGGTAAAGAAACCTTTTAAAATTGTAGGAGATAAAAACACCAACACCAACTTAAGGTACAAGCACGGGAAAAACTTAGGGTTTGAAGAAAGTGATTCGGTTTTTACCTGCAGAAAACCAGAAAGGTTATTTTTGCCAAAAAGAAATGTCTCCACGGCCTATGTATTTACCAATGAAGACTATTTCTTTGCATATCCTAATAATTATAACTATTATGTAAATTATTATAAGGATACATTCCAGCATGGAGGTATCTCACTGGAAGAAATGATTATACCGGTTGTAACTTTATCGCCAAAATGA
- a CDS encoding SDR family oxidoreductase, translated as MKKLAVITGATKGIGKALAEVFAEDGFDIYACARSQDDLKKVSAELSEKYPSQEFNFIKADLSKREEVSKFAEAVLASGRDIDVLINNTGIYTPGQVHNEDEGVLENLVQTNLYSAYHLTRALIKNMIEVKKGHIFNICSTASIMPYVNGGSYCITKYALYGMSKVLREEMKPHGIKVTSVLPGATYTASWEGVEIPESRFMKSEDVAKMVYSTYTLSENSVVEDILIRPQLGDL; from the coding sequence ATGAAAAAGCTTGCAGTAATTACCGGGGCAACTAAGGGTATTGGTAAAGCGCTAGCGGAAGTATTTGCTGAAGATGGGTTTGATATATATGCTTGTGCAAGGTCTCAAGATGACTTAAAAAAAGTTTCTGCTGAACTTTCTGAAAAGTATCCCTCTCAAGAGTTTAACTTCATTAAAGCCGACCTTTCCAAAAGAGAAGAGGTTTCCAAATTTGCTGAAGCGGTTCTGGCTTCTGGGAGAGATATTGACGTCTTGATTAATAATACGGGAATCTATACACCCGGACAGGTACATAATGAAGATGAAGGCGTGTTAGAAAATTTGGTGCAGACAAATTTGTATAGTGCCTACCACTTGACCCGGGCCTTGATCAAGAATATGATAGAGGTTAAAAAAGGACATATTTTTAATATATGTTCAACTGCTAGTATTATGCCTTATGTAAATGGAGGTTCTTACTGTATTACCAAGTATGCACTATATGGAATGAGTAAAGTGTTGCGTGAAGAAATGAAACCTCATGGCATTAAAGTGACCTCTGTATTGCCAGGAGCTACTTATACCGCTAGTTGGGAGGGTGTGGAAATTCCCGAAAGCAGGTTTATGAAATCTGAGGATGTGGCAAAAATGGTTTATAGTACTTATACATTGTCTGAAAACTCTGTTGTTGAAGATATACTGATAAGGCCACAGCTTGGTGATCTTTAA
- a CDS encoding HD domain-containing protein encodes MNRKKIFNDPIYGFVTISDDLIFNIVEHPYFQRLRRIKQLGLTDFIYPGALHTRFHHALGAMHLMGLTLSHLRERGHDISDEEFVSAQIAILLHDIGHGPFSHTLESTILLGIKHERISMLIIDRLNEQFDGKLDMAVKMFSGKYERKFFHQLIASQLDIDRLDYLQRDCFFTGVSEGTIGADRIIKMLNVYNNEIVIEEKGIYSVENFLNSRRLMYWQVYLHKTTVSAEKMLVQIIKRARFLMRNNYPLYASEPLKFFLYNDISYHEFLSNESVLDSFLKLDDYDIWGAIKIWVSSEDRVLAELCSMLVNRRLFKIRLSNEEPGEKKIEEIASKIKTTFKIDDNEVDYFLLKGAVSNEAYMAGGEGINILMKDGRILDVAQASDLPNIKAISKIVKKHYLCYPKHLYL; translated from the coding sequence TTGAATAGGAAAAAAATATTTAACGACCCAATATATGGTTTTGTTACCATATCCGATGATCTGATTTTTAATATAGTAGAACACCCATATTTTCAGAGGTTAAGGAGGATCAAGCAACTTGGCCTCACGGATTTTATATATCCAGGTGCTTTACATACCAGGTTTCACCACGCTTTGGGGGCCATGCACCTTATGGGTTTGACGCTATCGCACCTTCGTGAGCGCGGGCATGACATTTCTGATGAAGAGTTTGTGTCTGCTCAAATTGCCATATTGCTGCATGACATTGGTCATGGCCCTTTTTCACATACCCTTGAAAGTACCATTTTGCTAGGTATTAAGCATGAACGTATATCCATGCTTATTATCGATAGGTTAAATGAGCAGTTTGATGGTAAGCTGGACATGGCTGTAAAAATGTTCTCAGGGAAGTATGAAAGAAAGTTTTTCCATCAGCTTATTGCAAGCCAGTTGGATATAGATAGGCTAGACTACCTGCAACGGGATTGTTTTTTTACAGGTGTTTCAGAAGGTACTATTGGTGCGGATAGGATTATCAAAATGCTCAATGTTTATAACAATGAAATTGTCATTGAAGAAAAGGGTATTTACAGTGTTGAAAACTTTTTGAACTCCAGAAGGTTAATGTACTGGCAAGTTTATTTGCATAAAACTACGGTGAGTGCAGAAAAGATGCTCGTACAGATTATAAAAAGGGCACGGTTCCTTATGAGGAACAATTACCCGCTGTATGCATCAGAGCCTTTAAAGTTTTTTTTATATAATGATATTTCTTATCATGAGTTTTTAAGTAATGAATCTGTGCTTGATTCGTTCCTCAAGCTGGATGACTATGATATTTGGGGGGCTATTAAAATTTGGGTCAGTAGCGAAGACCGTGTACTTGCAGAATTGTGTTCTATGTTGGTCAATAGACGACTTTTTAAAATACGCTTGTCCAACGAAGAACCCGGAGAGAAAAAAATAGAAGAAATAGCCTCAAAGATTAAGACAACCTTTAAAATAGATGATAATGAAGTCGATTATTTTTTATTGAAAGGAGCTGTAAGTAATGAGGCATATATGGCCGGTGGAGAAGGGATTAACATTCTTATGAAGGATGGGCGGATTCTAGATGTTGCGCAAGCTTCAGACCTTCCTAATATTAAAGCTATTAGCAAAATTGTTAAAAAACACTATTTATGCTA
- a CDS encoding ATP-binding cassette domain-containing protein, translated as MIEIKNITKSFNGVEILKGIDGKFEKGRTNLIIGASGTGKSVLMKCMVGLIQPDTGEVLYDNRDFSNGTQEVRQEVRREIGMLFQNSALFDSKTVEENVIFPLDMLTDMSKEEKLDRANFCLKRVGLENKNNLMPSEISGGMKKRVGIARAIVLNSKYLYCDEPNSGLDPQTSIKIDNLIKEITEEYNITTIVVTHDMNSVIEIGDYIMFIHQGEKVWEGNSKTILDNEVKSLQDFIFANKLIRDFKTFSDKLK; from the coding sequence ATGATAGAGATAAAGAACATAACCAAGTCCTTCAACGGAGTAGAAATTTTAAAAGGCATAGACGGTAAGTTTGAAAAAGGCCGAACCAACCTTATAATCGGTGCCAGTGGTACCGGTAAAAGTGTTTTGATGAAGTGCATGGTTGGCCTAATTCAACCAGATACCGGCGAGGTACTATACGATAATAGGGATTTTTCTAACGGAACACAGGAGGTGAGGCAAGAGGTAAGACGAGAAATAGGGATGCTCTTCCAAAACTCTGCATTGTTTGACTCTAAAACTGTTGAAGAAAATGTCATATTTCCCTTAGATATGCTTACAGACATGTCGAAGGAAGAAAAGCTAGACAGAGCAAACTTCTGCTTAAAACGTGTAGGGCTTGAGAACAAGAACAACCTGATGCCTTCTGAAATCAGTGGTGGTATGAAAAAACGGGTCGGTATAGCAAGAGCAATTGTTCTAAACTCAAAATACCTTTACTGTGACGAACCCAATTCCGGCTTAGACCCGCAAACGTCCATTAAGATTGATAATCTAATCAAGGAAATTACAGAAGAGTACAATATTACCACCATTGTGGTTACCCATGACATGAACTCTGTAATAGAAATTGGAGATTACATTATGTTTATCCATCAAGGGGAAAAAGTGTGGGAAGGAAACAGTAAAACGATATTGGACAACGAAGTTAAATCTCTACAAGATTTTATTTTTGCCAATAAACTGATAAGGGATTTTAAGACCTTCTCCGACAAGCTCAAATAA